The Stigmatella ashevillena genomic sequence GCCCCAATGACGCCGCGGACATCGTCGTCATCCGGCGCGGCTCCCTCGGCGAGGACGAGCTGCTGCTGATCCGGCGCCACGACGACAGCGACGCCGCCGCAGGACGGATGTCCTTGCCCGGGGGCTTCGTTCACCCGGGCGAGGCGCCGCGCGACGCCGCCGTCCGCGAGCTTCTCGAAGAGACAGGGCTCCGGATTCCAGCAGCCGCGCTGAGCCCCGTTGCCATCGTGGCCGGAGGAGGACGCGACCCGCGCGACACGGACGAGCGGTGGGTGCGCAGCCACGTCTTCGCCGTCCGCATTGACGGCGAGGACGCCACCCCCCACGGCACCTCAAGCAATCTCGTCCTTGGAGGCTCGGACGCCGCGGCGGCGCTCTTCGTCTCCAGCACCCACCGGCCACGCCTGGCCTTTGATCATGACAGCCTGGTCACCCAGGCCCTGGCGGTGCTCTCCCAGGGCTGACGCGGCCCCCTATCTCGGCCGCTGAAACACGAGCGACACGTTGGTGCCTCCAAAGCCGAACGAGTTGCTCATGACCGCATCCACACGCTGCTCACGCGCGGCGTTGGGGATGCAGTCGAGCGTGATGCGAAGATCCTGCTTCTGGAGATTGATGGTGGGCGGGAGGATGCCGCGCTGGAGCGCCAGGATGCTGATGACGGCCTCCGCCGCGCCGGCAGCGCCGTTCATGTGCCCTGTCATGGACTTGGTGGACGAGATGGCCACCCCACGGGCCGCCGCGCCGAACACGCTGGCGATTCCTTCCATCTCCAGCATGTCGCCGAGATCCGTCGATGTGCCGTGCGCGTTGATGTAGCCGATGTCCGAGGGCACGAGCTGCGCGTCCTTGAGCGCCAGCCGCATGCTTCGCTGGGCACCCTCATGTCCCGGAGCAGGCTGGGTCACGTGGTACGCATCCGAGCTGGCACCGTAACCGGTCAGCTCCGCATACACCTTCGCACCGCGGGCGCAGGCATGCTCCCATGTCTCCAGCACCAGCATCCCGGCCCCCTCTGCCACCACGAAACCATCACGGTCCGCGTCAAAGGGACGGCTAGCCTGCTGCGGCGCTTCGTTGCGAGTGGAGAGCGCCTTCATCGCGGCGAACCCCCCCACGCCCAGCAAGGTCACGGGCGCCTCGGCCCCCCCGACGACGGCGGCATCGAAGTCGCCTCGCTGGATACCGCGAAAGGCTTCCCCCAGGGCGTGGGCACTGGTGGAACAGGCGGAGTTGGAGGACCAGCTCGGGCCTTTGATGCCATGGCGGATGGAGATGTAGCCCGGGGCCATGTTGATGATCATCTGGAGAATGAAGAAGGGACTGATGCGATCCGGTCCCTTCTCCAGGGCTCGCCGGTAGGTCTCCTCCAGGCTGCCCAGCCCTCCGATTCCCGAGCCGACGATGACGGCGACCCGCTCGGCGTTCTGGGACGTCACCTCCAGGCCTGAGTCCTTCAAGGCCATGTCCGCGGCGGCCACCGCGAACTGGCAGAACCGGTCCATCCGGCGCATCTCCCGCCGGTCGATGAAGTCCTCTGGGCGGAAGTCCTTCACCTCGCCCGCAATACGGCAGTCCAGGCCGCTGGCATCGAAGAGCGTGATGGGTCCCACTCCGCTCCGGCCTTGGATGAGAGCCTCCCAGCTCGACTCCACTCCCGTGCCACAGGGGCTGATGAGCCCAAGTCCCGTGACCACAACGCGCCGCTTCTCCATGCTGGAGCCCCTGATGTTCACACCCCGAGGGATGCATTGACCCTCCATTTATAGTATGCCCATCATCTCATCACAACCGTTCGTGGATGGGGCCCAGTGGACTCACAGGATGATGTCCGTCATTCTACGAGGGGTTGGGAGGCCCTTACCCATGCGATACGGACCCGAACACAAGCAGGCGACACACACGCGCATCCTCACCGCGGCCGAGTCGCTCTTCCGGCAGCACGGCTTCGAGGGCGCAAGCGTGGAGCGCGTCATGCGCGCCGCAGGCCTGACGGTAGGCGGCTTCTATGCCCACTTCTCCTCGAAGGAGGCGCTGCTCTCGGAAGCCCTGCGGGACTTCCTCCAGAAGCGCAGGGAGCGCTGGATGGCGGGTATCGAGGAGCTGCGTGGCAAGGAGTGGCTGAGTCACTTCACCCGTCGCTACCTCAACCGGCAGCTCCGCGATGACCCGGGGACGGGTTGCCTCATGCCGTCCCTGCTGTCGGACCTCACGCGGGCCTCACCGGCGATCCAGGCCACGTTCGCCGAAGGTCTGGACGCATTGGCCCGCGAAGCCCAGACTCACTTGGACGATGAGAAGGGTGTCACGGCCCGGCAGAAGGCCCTCGCGTCCATTGCCCTGTGCTTCGGCACGATGACGTTGGCCAGGGCCACGGCCTCGCACCCCTTTTCGGATGAGCTGCTGGCAGCCGCCCGTGCCCTCCTTCTGACCGAAGAGGAAACACCGTCGTCCCCTCCCCGTCCCCGCTGACCTCACGCCACGGGTCAGTGGACCGTCCGGGTGCCCGGCTCCTCTTCATCACCTTGCCGGTCGCGGAGAGGCTCTCCCCCCGCCAGCAGGGAGAGCAGGTCCTTCGTGGTGAGACGCGCCGCGACCTCCGTCCCTTCGAGCACGCCCGCCACCAGGGCGCGCTTGTCCGAGTGGAGTGAGAGAATCTGCTCTTCGATCGTTCCGCGAGCGATGAGCCGGTACACGGTCACCGGCCGCGTTTGTCCGATGCGATGGGCACGATCCGTCGCCTGGTCTTCGACCGCCGGGTTCCACCACGGATCCAAGTGGATGACATAGTCGGCGGCGGTGAGGTTGATGCCCGTGCCACCCGCCTTGAGCGAGATGAGAAATATCTCTCCTTCGCCCTCCTGAAACGCTTGGATCCTCTTGGCGCGCGCAACGGGGGGCGTCGAGCCATCCAGGTACTGGTACGTGAAACCGACGCGCTCCACCTCTTCCCGGACAAGCGCGAGGTGCGAGGTGAACTGGCTGAACACCAGCACCCGGTGGCCCTCGCTTTTCAGTTCCTCCAGAAGCTCGAGGAGGCGTCTCATCTTCGAGGACGAGACGTCCGACTGGGCATCATAGAGGCGGGGATGCGAAGCAAGCAGTCGCAACCGGGTGAGCGCCGCCAGCACCTGGAAGCGCTGCTGCTCATCACGAAGGCCCTTGCCTTGAGTGCTGACCTCCGCGACCGCCGCGAGCCGCGCATCCTCATAGAGCGTCCACTCCTCTTCGGAGAGCGCCACCGGCACTTGGATCTCCGTCCGCGAGGGCAGCTCTCGCGCAACCTCCTGCTTCGTGCGCCGAAGCAAGAAAGGACGCAGCACGCGCGACAGGGCTGCGCTCGCCTCAGGCTCTTTCCCCCGCTCAATGGGCGCGGCAAAGCGCTCCCGGAACTGCTCCCAACTGCCCAACAGTCCCGGAAAGACGATCGCGAAGAGGCTCCACAGCTCGCCGAGATGATTCTCGAGCGGCGTTCCCGAGAGCGCGATGCGGAAACCCGCGTTCAATTGCCGTGCAGCCCGGGCACGCCGGGTACTGGGGTTCTTCAACGCCTGCGCCTCGTCGGCGACAAGGGTCGCGAACGAAATGGCCTCCAGCCGCGCCGCATCCCGCACCAGCAAGCCGTAGCTCACGATGAGCACGTCGTGCTTCTTGAGCTTCGCCAGGCATGCCAGCCGGTCTGCCTCCTCCGCGTAGAGAATCGGGCGAAGGCTCGGCGCGAAGCGTTGGATCTCCTGAACCCAGTTGAAGGCGACCGAGGTTGGCGCGAGGACCAGCGCGGGACCGAGCCGGGCACGATCGAGAAGCACCGCCAGCGCTTGCACGGTCTTCCCAAGCCCCATGTCATCCGCGAGGCAAGCACCGGCACCCCAGGCCGCGACCCGGCTGAGCCACGCGTGGCCCTCCACCTGATAATCGCGCAGCGTGGTCCCCAGCGAGGCCGGAGGTTTCGGCTTGAGCGACAGCGACGAGGCAAGGCGCTCCGTCAGAAGCTGCCAGGAGGGAGCCGCTTGGACGTCCGCCCCCGCGTCGCGCAAGGCGCTGATGGCCGGAACCGCGCCCGGCGAAAGCTCTACCCGGTTCTTTCCCAGAAAGGCGTGGTCGGCGACCGCCAGCAAGCGCCTCCGCAAGGTCTCGCTGAGTTCGACCCACCGGTGCGCATCGACGCGCACGAAGCGCTTCTGCCGCCGGGCCGCATCCAGAAGGACCGCAAGCTCGAGCCTTCCCGCTTCGACTTTCAGCTCGCCCGAAACGCCGAACCAGTCTCGCTTTCGCTCGACC encodes the following:
- the fabF gene encoding beta-ketoacyl-ACP synthase II, giving the protein MEKRRVVVTGLGLISPCGTGVESSWEALIQGRSGVGPITLFDASGLDCRIAGEVKDFRPEDFIDRREMRRMDRFCQFAVAAADMALKDSGLEVTSQNAERVAVIVGSGIGGLGSLEETYRRALEKGPDRISPFFILQMIINMAPGYISIRHGIKGPSWSSNSACSTSAHALGEAFRGIQRGDFDAAVVGGAEAPVTLLGVGGFAAMKALSTRNEAPQQASRPFDADRDGFVVAEGAGMLVLETWEHACARGAKVYAELTGYGASSDAYHVTQPAPGHEGAQRSMRLALKDAQLVPSDIGYINAHGTSTDLGDMLEMEGIASVFGAAARGVAISSTKSMTGHMNGAAGAAEAVISILALQRGILPPTINLQKQDLRITLDCIPNAAREQRVDAVMSNSFGFGGTNVSLVFQRPR
- a CDS encoding TetR/AcrR family transcriptional regulator — translated: MRYGPEHKQATHTRILTAAESLFRQHGFEGASVERVMRAAGLTVGGFYAHFSSKEALLSEALRDFLQKRRERWMAGIEELRGKEWLSHFTRRYLNRQLRDDPGTGCLMPSLLSDLTRASPAIQATFAEGLDALAREAQTHLDDEKGVTARQKALASIALCFGTMTLARATASHPFSDELLAAARALLLTEEETPSSPPRPR